The Helianthus annuus cultivar XRQ/B chromosome 16, HanXRQr2.0-SUNRISE, whole genome shotgun sequence genome includes a window with the following:
- the LOC118488405 gene encoding G-type lectin S-receptor-like serine/threonine-protein kinase At4g27290, which translates to MYSECGWYFRAVYTDRKKHEMEDLCDRTNDSCDRYGLCGAYGICSINDSPPCGCLRGFEPRFPEEWRRADWDNGCVRKVELDCAAGGDGFVKQSGVKVPDTRRSWFNASMNLEESESECLRKCNCTAYASLNISTGTGCLIWFDELIDMRVYAEDGQDIFVRMAASELGANFPW; encoded by the exons ATGTATTCTGAGTGTGGATGGTATTTTAGGGCGGTATACACGGATCGAAAGAAGCATGAGATGGAAGATTTATGTGACAGGACAAATGATAGTTGTGATCGTTACGGGTTATGTGGCGCGTATGGCATTTGTAGCATTAACGATTCCCCTCCTTGTGGGTGTTTGCGTGGGTTTGAGCCGCGATTCCCTGAGGAATGGAGACGGGCGGATTGGGATAACGGGTGTGTGAGGAAAGTGGAGTTGGATTGTGCGGCGGGTGGAGACGGGTTTGTGAAGCAGTCGGGTGTTAAGGTTCCGGATACGAGGAGAAGTTGGTTTAACGCGAGTATGAATCTTGAGGAGTCTGAGAGTGAATGTTTGAGGAAGTGTAATTGTACCGCTTATGCTAGTTTGAATATTAGTACAGGAACTGGATGCTTGATTTGGTTTGATGAATTGATTGATATGAGAGTGTATGCTGAAGATGGGCAAGATATCTTTGTAAGAATGGCTGCCTCCGAATTAGGTG CTAATTTTCCATGGTGA
- the LOC110916813 gene encoding cyclin-dependent kinase G-2 isoform X1, with the protein MATGRQNFSRKSSNRSNENRFDGRIFAGGFDRPGSKLAKSSGGRVGDKSNGYIDGERGRFVHLENRNREVGYKENRLSSVPSKKRKFSPIIWDRVEKQVSSVNSDITCSSSPKSSKDVRRIERCSVSAESELQMSSVESLVSNVTDDMEIPSSLGTRVSEGGDEEIENEDGEYVDEPNLSKSKWAFNDLPIIESDGNNSSLESGELDREGFEKNDEVSSMSTEDGHFMTPSNEDLDNVDDKVDFSSESDSDHEVRLCTGLGVTPSCRNVHEFERLGKISEGTYGVVHRARDMKTGDIVALKKVKMAGAREGFPVTALREINILGMLQHPSLVEMKEVVMDDFDGVYMVMEYVDHELKGYMERMKQPFSSSEVKRLMIQLLEGVSYLHDNYVMHRDLKTSNLLLNNDGELKVCDYGMSRQYASPLKPYTSLVVTLWYRAPELLLGMKNYSTAVDMWSVGCIMAELLSKKPLFDGSKEPEQIDKIFRTLGTPNDTIWPGYSKLPGVKPNFVKQPYNSLRKKFPVATFTGSPTLTELGFDLLNKFLTYDPEKRITAKEALNHGWFREAPLPAEHVRICK; encoded by the coding sequence ATGGCGACAGGACGACAGAACTTCTCCAGGAAAAGTTCGAATCGTTCCAATGAAAATCGATTTGATGGAAGGATTTTTGCCGGTGGTTTTGATCGACCAGGCTCTAAGCTGGCTAAAAGTTCCGGTGGAAGAGTTGGTGATAAAAGTAATGGATACATTGATGGGGAACGGGGTCGGTTTGTGCACCTGGAAAATAGAAACCGAGAGGTCGGTTATAAAGAAAATCGGTTAAGCTCTGTGCCTTCCAAGAAAAGGAAGTTTTCGCCTATTATTTGGGATAGAGTTGAGAAGCAGGTATCTTCTGTTAACTCTGATATCACTTGTTCGTCCTCACCAAAATCATCTAAAGATGTTAGGAGGATTGAAAGGTGTTCTGTTTCTGCTGAAAGTGAGCTGCAGATGTCTTCTGTGGAGTCTCTTGTGTCTAATGTTACAGATGATATGGAAATACCAAGCTCTTTGGGTACAAGAGTTAGCGAAGGGGGTGATGAAGAAATTGAAAATGAAGATGGAGAGTACGTTGATGAGCCAAATTTATCCAAATCGAAGTGGGCTTTTAACGACTTGCCCATAATTGAATCAGATGGCAACAATTCAAGCCTTGAAAGTGGTGAGCTTGATCGAGAAGGGTTTGAAAAGAACGATGAGGTGTCTTCTATGTCTACTGAAGATGGCCATTTTATGACTCCATCCAATGAAGATTTAGATAATGTTGATGATAAGGTTGATTTTAGTTCAGAAAGTGATAGTGATCATGAAGTCCGGTTATGTACTGGGTTAGGTGTGACTCCAAGCTGTAGAAATGTGCACGAGTTTGAGAGATTGGGGAAGATTAGTGAAGGCACCTATGGTGTTGTTCACAGAGCTCGGGATATGAAAACCGGTGATATTGTGGCGTTAAAGAAGGTGAAGATGGCTGGGGCAAGAGAAGGTTTTCCTGTTACTGCTTTAAGGGAGATTAACATTCTTGGAATGTTACAACACCCGTCCCTTGTGGAAATGAAGGAAGTTGTTATGGATGACTTCGATGGTGTTTATATGGTTATGGAGTATGTTGATCATGAACTCAAAGGATACATGGAGCGTATGAAGCAGCCGTTTAGTTCAAGTGAGGTTAAACGTCTTATGATACAGCTCCTGGAGGGTGTATCTTATCTTCATGATAACTACGTGATGCATAGGGATTTGAAGACATCAAACTTGCTCTTGAACAACGATGGCGAGTTGAAGGTTTGTGACTATGGGATGTCACGCCAATACGCGAGTCCACTTAAACCCTATACTTCCTTGGTGGTTACACTTTGGTACAGGGCTCCTGAACTTCTTTTGGGGATGAAAAATTATTCAACCGCTGTTGATATGTGGTCAGTAGGTTGTATAATGGCAGAGCTTTTGTCCAAGAAACCACTGTTTGATGGAAGCAAAGAACCTGAACAGATTGACAAGATTTTTAGAACCCTTGGCACACCGAATGACACAATATGGCCTGGATATTCCAAGCTGCCGGGAGTTAAGCCCAACTTTGTCAAGCAACCTTATAATAGTTTGAGGAAGAAATTTCCTGTAGCTACTTTTACTGGATCACCTACACTTACTGAGCTGGGATTTgatctgttgaacaagtttctGACATATGATCCGGAGAAGAGGATTACTGCTAAAGAAGCCCTTAATCATGGATGGTTTCGTGAGGCTCCTCTTCCTGCTGAACATGTTAGGATTTGTAAATAG
- the LOC110916813 gene encoding cyclin-dependent kinase G-2 isoform X2: MSSVESLVSNVTDDMEIPSSLGTRVSEGGDEEIENEDGEYVDEPNLSKSKWAFNDLPIIESDGNNSSLESGELDREGFEKNDEVSSMSTEDGHFMTPSNEDLDNVDDKVDFSSESDSDHEVRLCTGLGVTPSCRNVHEFERLGKISEGTYGVVHRARDMKTGDIVALKKVKMAGAREGFPVTALREINILGMLQHPSLVEMKEVVMDDFDGVYMVMEYVDHELKGYMERMKQPFSSSEVKRLMIQLLEGVSYLHDNYVMHRDLKTSNLLLNNDGELKVCDYGMSRQYASPLKPYTSLVVTLWYRAPELLLGMKNYSTAVDMWSVGCIMAELLSKKPLFDGSKEPEQIDKIFRTLGTPNDTIWPGYSKLPGVKPNFVKQPYNSLRKKFPVATFTGSPTLTELGFDLLNKFLTYDPEKRITAKEALNHGWFREAPLPAEHVRICK; encoded by the coding sequence ATGTCTTCTGTGGAGTCTCTTGTGTCTAATGTTACAGATGATATGGAAATACCAAGCTCTTTGGGTACAAGAGTTAGCGAAGGGGGTGATGAAGAAATTGAAAATGAAGATGGAGAGTACGTTGATGAGCCAAATTTATCCAAATCGAAGTGGGCTTTTAACGACTTGCCCATAATTGAATCAGATGGCAACAATTCAAGCCTTGAAAGTGGTGAGCTTGATCGAGAAGGGTTTGAAAAGAACGATGAGGTGTCTTCTATGTCTACTGAAGATGGCCATTTTATGACTCCATCCAATGAAGATTTAGATAATGTTGATGATAAGGTTGATTTTAGTTCAGAAAGTGATAGTGATCATGAAGTCCGGTTATGTACTGGGTTAGGTGTGACTCCAAGCTGTAGAAATGTGCACGAGTTTGAGAGATTGGGGAAGATTAGTGAAGGCACCTATGGTGTTGTTCACAGAGCTCGGGATATGAAAACCGGTGATATTGTGGCGTTAAAGAAGGTGAAGATGGCTGGGGCAAGAGAAGGTTTTCCTGTTACTGCTTTAAGGGAGATTAACATTCTTGGAATGTTACAACACCCGTCCCTTGTGGAAATGAAGGAAGTTGTTATGGATGACTTCGATGGTGTTTATATGGTTATGGAGTATGTTGATCATGAACTCAAAGGATACATGGAGCGTATGAAGCAGCCGTTTAGTTCAAGTGAGGTTAAACGTCTTATGATACAGCTCCTGGAGGGTGTATCTTATCTTCATGATAACTACGTGATGCATAGGGATTTGAAGACATCAAACTTGCTCTTGAACAACGATGGCGAGTTGAAGGTTTGTGACTATGGGATGTCACGCCAATACGCGAGTCCACTTAAACCCTATACTTCCTTGGTGGTTACACTTTGGTACAGGGCTCCTGAACTTCTTTTGGGGATGAAAAATTATTCAACCGCTGTTGATATGTGGTCAGTAGGTTGTATAATGGCAGAGCTTTTGTCCAAGAAACCACTGTTTGATGGAAGCAAAGAACCTGAACAGATTGACAAGATTTTTAGAACCCTTGGCACACCGAATGACACAATATGGCCTGGATATTCCAAGCTGCCGGGAGTTAAGCCCAACTTTGTCAAGCAACCTTATAATAGTTTGAGGAAGAAATTTCCTGTAGCTACTTTTACTGGATCACCTACACTTACTGAGCTGGGATTTgatctgttgaacaagtttctGACATATGATCCGGAGAAGAGGATTACTGCTAAAGAAGCCCTTAATCATGGATGGTTTCGTGAGGCTCCTCTTCCTGCTGAACATGTTAGGATTTGTAAATAG
- the LOC110916814 gene encoding mitochondrial pyruvate carrier 1 isoform X1, whose amino-acid sequence MSFFRTFLNSPVGPKTTHFWGPVANWGFVAAAMADIEKPPEMLSGNMTGVMCVYSALCMRFAWMVRPRNYLLLVCHASNETVQLYQLSRWAKGQGYLQLKDNKTPSTSL is encoded by the exons ATGTCCTTCTTCAGGACATTCCTCAACAGTCCTGTTGGACCAAAGACTACGCATTTCTGGGGTCCCGTTGCCAACTGGGGATTCGTTGCCGCG GCAATGGCTGACATCGAGAAACCTCCAGAAATGTTATCTGGCAACATGACCGGAG TGATGTGTGTATATTCAGCTTTGTGCATGAGATTTGCATGGATGGTTCGCCCTCGCAACTATCTGCTTCTTGTGTGCCATGCATCAAATGAAACGGTTCAACTATACCAGCTTTCGCGTTGGGCAAAAGGTCAAGG GTACTTGCAGCTCAAGGATAACAAGACACCCTCAACTTCACTTTAG
- the LOC110916814 gene encoding mitochondrial pyruvate carrier 1 isoform X2 — MSFFRTFLNSPVGPKTTHFWGPVANWGFVAAAMADIEKPPEMLSGNMTGVMCVYSALCMRFAWMVRPRNYLLLVCHASNETVQLYQLSRWAKGQG, encoded by the exons ATGTCCTTCTTCAGGACATTCCTCAACAGTCCTGTTGGACCAAAGACTACGCATTTCTGGGGTCCCGTTGCCAACTGGGGATTCGTTGCCGCG GCAATGGCTGACATCGAGAAACCTCCAGAAATGTTATCTGGCAACATGACCGGAG TGATGTGTGTATATTCAGCTTTGTGCATGAGATTTGCATGGATGGTTCGCCCTCGCAACTATCTGCTTCTTGTGTGCCATGCATCAAATGAAACGGTTCAACTATACCAGCTTTCGCGTTGGGCAAAAGGTCAAGGGTAA